TTTCGCAAGTCACGAAGTCCTGACCGTCTCGCATCTTCCCAAGGCGCTCGCCTTGGGATAAACTGTGCAAGTTGCCTTCACCACGAAGGCACTTAGCGCTGGCACCCCGAGCGCCTCAAGGCTCGTTCGGGGGAGCTAAGGAGGAAGAAGTATGGCGAAGAAAGTCGTCGGCATGGTGAAGCTGCAGCTTCCCGCCGGTAAGGCCACCCCGGCACCGCCCGTGGGTCCCGCGCTGGGTCAACACGGCGCTAACATCATGGGCTTCGTGAAGGAGTTCAACGCGGCGACCGCCGACAAGGGTGACGCGATCATCCCGGTCGAGATCACCATCTTCGGAGACCGCTCGTTCACCTTCATCACGAAGACTCCGCCGATGAGCTACCTCATCCGCAAGGCGAGCGGCATCGCCAAGGGCAGCGCGACCCCCAACAAGGCGAAGGTCGGCACGCTTTCGTGGGATCAAGTGCTCGAAATCGCGCGCACCAAGATGCCCGACCTGAACGCCGCGTCGCTCGAGGCCGCCGCGAACACCGTTGCGGGTACCGCGCGTAGCATGGGCGTCACCGTCGAAGGAGCCCCCAATGCCTAAGCACGGCAAGCGTTACACGGCGCTCGTCGCCAAGGTGGACCGCAGCAAGGTCTACACGATCGAAGAAGCGACCGCGCTCGTCAAAGAACTCGCCACCGCGAAGTTCGACGAGACCGTCGAAGCGCACTTCCGCCTCGGCATCGATCCTCGCAAGAGCGACCAGAACGTGCGCGGTACCGTCGCGCTTCCTCACGGCACGGGCCGCACGGTGCGTGTCGCCGTGATCACGCAAGGCGACCGCCTCGCGGAAGCCGAAGCGGCCGGCGCCGATGTCGTCGGCGCGGGCGAACTCATCGACCGCATCGCGGGCGGCTTCATGGATTTCGACGCGGTCGTCGCGAGCCCTGACATGATGGCGCAAGTCGGTCAGAAGCTGGCGCGCCTCCTCGGTCCGCGCGGCCTGCTGCCCAACCCCAAGAGTGGTACGGTCGGCACGGACGTCGCGGGCATGGTTCGCGGTCTCAAAGCGGGTCGCATCGAGTTCCGCAACGACAAGACGGGTGTCATCCACGCCCCGATCGGCAAGGCATCGTTCGAACCGGGCAACATCGCCGACAACTTCCGTGCGCTCGCGACCGCCCTCGAAGGCGCCAAGCCTGCAGCCGCGAAGGGAGTGTACGTCCGCTCGATGTACCTCACGACCACGATGGGCCCCTCGATTCAAGTCGCCCTCGCTTAAGAAGCTTTTCCGCGCCCTCGTTGGCACCCCGGTGCGAATCGCACCTTTTAATGGCACCGTAGACAGCGGGGACCCTTGCCAGGTTGAAACATCCCGCCGAGGCGTTCCAGTCGCATTCGCACTGGGCACCTACGCTCAAGCACCTCTCAGCTTTAGGAGCAGACGTGGCGAACCAACGAAACACCAATAACCTCGCCGCGCTTCGCGAGTCCCTGCAAGGCATCGACACGTTCTACGTCGTGAATTACCAGGGCCTCACCGCAGGGCGACTCGGCCAACTCCGTCGTGACTTGGCCGCGAAGGGTGGGCGACTGATCGTCGCCAAGAACACCCTCATCAACATCGCCTTGCGCGACAGCGAGCGCGATTTCGCTGACATTCTGCACGGTCCCTCTGCCATCGTCCTCGCGCAAGGCGATCCCGCCGGCGTCGCTCGTGTCCTCTCGGACGCGGGCAAGGCGAACGACAAGGGCATCCCGGCCTCCAAGGGCGGGCTCGTGGAAGGTCGCCGTGTGGATACCGCCGTCATCGAACGACTGGCGAGCCTCGGCAGCAAGGATCAACTGTACGGCGAACTCGTCGGCGTACTCGGCGCGCACCTCAGCACCCTCGTTGGGCTGCTCGAGGCGCTTCAAGAACAAAAGGGCGGCGCGGCCGCTTAATCGAAGGAGACCATCATGGCTTACAACAAAGAACAATTCCTGGACGATCTGAGCAACATTACCCTCCTCGAACTCGCCGATCTCATCGACGCGATCAAGGAGAAGT
This genomic stretch from Deinococcus yavapaiensis KR-236 harbors:
- the rplJ gene encoding 50S ribosomal protein L10, whose protein sequence is MANQRNTNNLAALRESLQGIDTFYVVNYQGLTAGRLGQLRRDLAAKGGRLIVAKNTLINIALRDSERDFADILHGPSAIVLAQGDPAGVARVLSDAGKANDKGIPASKGGLVEGRRVDTAVIERLASLGSKDQLYGELVGVLGAHLSTLVGLLEALQEQKGGAAA
- the rplA gene encoding 50S ribosomal protein L1 is translated as MPKHGKRYTALVAKVDRSKVYTIEEATALVKELATAKFDETVEAHFRLGIDPRKSDQNVRGTVALPHGTGRTVRVAVITQGDRLAEAEAAGADVVGAGELIDRIAGGFMDFDAVVASPDMMAQVGQKLARLLGPRGLLPNPKSGTVGTDVAGMVRGLKAGRIEFRNDKTGVIHAPIGKASFEPGNIADNFRALATALEGAKPAAAKGVYVRSMYLTTTMGPSIQVALA
- the rplK gene encoding 50S ribosomal protein L11; translated protein: MAKKVVGMVKLQLPAGKATPAPPVGPALGQHGANIMGFVKEFNAATADKGDAIIPVEITIFGDRSFTFITKTPPMSYLIRKASGIAKGSATPNKAKVGTLSWDQVLEIARTKMPDLNAASLEAAANTVAGTARSMGVTVEGAPNA